A single genomic interval of Tursiops truncatus isolate mTurTru1 chromosome 1, mTurTru1.mat.Y, whole genome shotgun sequence harbors:
- the APOBEC4 gene encoding putative C->U-editing enzyme APOBEC-4, producing MEPLYEEYLANRGTIVKPYYWLRFSLDCSNCPYHIRTGEEARVPYTEFCQIFGFPYGPTYPQTKHLTFYELKTSSGSLVQKGHASSCTGNDTHPESMLFEMNGYFDSAIHNNDGIRHIILYSSNSPCNEANHCCISKMYNFLVMYPDVTLSIYFSQLYHTEAEFPASAWNREALRSLASLWPQVTLSPISGGIWHSLLNNFVSGMSGATVFQPILTGRALADRHNAYEINAITGVKPYFTDILPQAKENQNIRAQAALEGYHLNNVFPRQSFQVTSGQLQPNLTLDPRVPVIFVLVPFRNLPPIHVGQNLHKPRNIIKHLNMPQISFQENNDLRMPPVVMPVERVEITEQFASSKEADKKKKKKGKN from the coding sequence ATGGAGCCCTTATATGAGGAATACCTAGCCAATCGTGGAACAATAGTAAAACCTTATTACTGGCTGAGATTCTCTCTCGATTGCTCTAATTGTCCTTACCATATTCGGACAGGTGAAGAAGCAAGAGTTCCCTACACAGAATTTTGTCAGATTTTTGGATTCCCTTATGGACCAACATATCCTCAAACAAAACACCTCACATTCTATGAACTAAAAACTTCTTCTGGAAGCCTGGTGCAAAAGGGCCATGCTAGCAGTTGCACTGGGAATGATACCCATCCGGAATCAATGTTATTTGAGATGAATGGTTACTTTGACTCCGCCATACACAATAACGACGGCATCAGGCATATCATTCTGTATTCCAGCAACTCCCCTTGCAATGAAGCTAACCATTGCTGCATCAGCAAAATGTACAATTTCCTGGTAATGTATCCAGACGTCACTCTTAGTATTTACTTTTCTCAGCTCTATCATACTGAGGCTGAATTTCCTGCCTCGGCGTGGAACCGTGAAGCTCTCCGGAGCCTGGCCAGTTTATGGCCGCAGGTCACTTTGAGCCCAATAAGTGGTGGGATTTGGCATTCTCTCCTCAACAACTTTGTGAGTGGTATGTCTGGAGCGACTGTTTTCCAGCCCATTTTAACCGGGAGAGCACTGGCAGACAGGCACAATGCATATGAAATCAATGCCATAACAGGGGTGAAACCCTATTTCACCGATATTCTTCCCCAGGCAAAAGAGAATCAGAACATAAGAGCCCAGGCAGCTTTAGAGGGCTACCACTTAAACAATGTCTTTCCCAGACAGTCTTTTCAAGTGACAAGTGGACAACTGCAACCCAATCTGACCCTAGACCCCAGGGTTCCTGTCATTTTTGTACTGGTGCCTTTCAGAAACCTACCACCAATCCATGTAGGACAAAACCTACATAAACCCAGGAATATCATAAAGCACTTAAATATGCCTCAAATATCATTCCAGGAAAACAATGATCTCAGAATGCCTCCCGTTGTAATGCCAGTGGAGAGAGTAGAAATCACCGAACAGTTTGCTAGTAGCAAAGAGGcagataaaaagaagaagaagaaagggaaaaattaa